The Pseudanabaena galeata CCNP1313 genome includes a region encoding these proteins:
- a CDS encoding Eco57I restriction-modification methylase domain-containing protein, which yields MSVPAKISELVQRFQQNETEYRSISYNETQTKNDFITPFFEALGWDIRNEKRSSEAYREVIYEYSVKIGDTHKAPDYCFRIGKSPQFFVEAKKPSINIAQNTKPAFQLRRYGWSASLPVSILTDFEEFAVYDCRIQPNVKDLPTVARILYFKYTDYIDKWDEIAALFSREAVLAGSLNQFITLQTIHKGNQTVDDAFLNEIENWRSILAANLVFYNPEITSRDLNFAVQITINRLIFLRICEDRGTENYGRLEELQQDSNVYDRLCQIFREADDRYNSGLFHFKDERNRPDFDNFTLTLIIGDLPLKNIIKNLYYPSPYEFSVIPIEIIGQVYEQFLGKIITLSTLGVTVEDKPEVRKAGGVYYTPVYIVDYIVKNTVGKLLEGKTAKQAAKLKILDPSCGSGSFLIGVYQYLLEWYRDYYLKNPTRNSPIYESISGWQLTTTEKKKILLDNIFGVDIDAQAVEVTKLSLLLRVLEGESQESVTNQLRLFKERALPDLDNNIKCGNSLIDSGFYDKVQMSLLREDEVYRINVFDWQNEFSSIMKSGGFDAVIGNPPYIRIQTLKEWAARETEFYKQTYLAASKGNYDICVVFLEKGLSLLNKTGKLGYILPHKFFNAQYGEPIRKIISTGKHLSEVVHFGDQQVFTGPTTYTCLIFLDKVAASECEIKKISNILEWCEFASSIDTKIDVETITYKNWNFPVGSDLSLFERLNKMPVKAKDIVDKISQGIRTSANKIYVLDLIEKNEKSVVVYSNKIDSTFEIESQLVSLFLKGKEIKKYRTIPSNQVVIIPYLLEKGSAKLITENEMLLSFPKTFTYLLQNREYLSNREKGKMNNSNWYGYVYPKNLELMKSPKILVPDIADRASFAMDKIGEYTFTSGYGITFKNTIRESPEYILGLLNSKVLNFYIKNVSTQLRGGFFRYFTQFIEQLPIRLIDFEVKNDRENHDRMVSLVEQITSLHNKLKLVNSPNEKNMIEKQIEVIDCQIDRLVYQLYELTEQEIAIVEQKES from the coding sequence ATGAGTGTCCCAGCCAAAATCTCTGAGTTAGTTCAGCGCTTTCAGCAAAATGAGACTGAATATCGTTCAATTAGCTATAACGAAACTCAGACAAAAAACGACTTTATCACCCCATTTTTTGAAGCGTTGGGTTGGGATATTCGTAACGAAAAAAGATCCTCTGAAGCATATCGAGAAGTGATTTATGAGTACAGCGTCAAAATAGGCGACACCCATAAAGCCCCAGACTATTGCTTTCGGATTGGTAAATCTCCTCAATTTTTTGTAGAGGCAAAAAAGCCATCCATCAATATTGCTCAAAATACTAAACCTGCATTTCAACTTCGACGTTACGGTTGGTCAGCAAGTTTACCCGTTAGTATTCTCACAGATTTTGAAGAATTTGCAGTATATGACTGTCGCATTCAACCGAATGTTAAAGATCTACCAACTGTCGCTAGAATCCTCTATTTTAAATACACAGACTATATAGATAAATGGGATGAAATAGCCGCCTTATTTTCGCGAGAGGCGGTTTTGGCGGGTTCTTTAAACCAATTTATTACTTTACAAACAATCCATAAAGGCAATCAAACCGTTGATGATGCTTTCTTGAATGAGATTGAGAATTGGCGTAGTATTTTAGCTGCAAATCTGGTGTTTTATAATCCTGAAATTACATCTCGTGATCTCAACTTCGCCGTACAAATAACTATCAATCGCCTCATCTTTTTACGCATTTGTGAAGATCGTGGAACTGAAAACTATGGCAGATTAGAAGAACTACAACAAGACAGTAATGTTTATGATCGCTTATGTCAAATTTTTCGAGAAGCTGATGATCGCTATAATTCAGGCTTGTTTCATTTTAAAGATGAACGTAATAGACCTGATTTTGATAATTTCACCTTAACTTTAATCATTGGTGATCTTCCATTAAAAAATATCATCAAGAATCTCTACTATCCCAGTCCCTACGAGTTTTCTGTAATTCCCATTGAAATTATTGGACAGGTGTATGAGCAGTTTCTTGGGAAAATAATTACTCTAAGCACACTCGGTGTCACTGTAGAAGACAAACCCGAAGTACGAAAAGCGGGAGGCGTTTACTATACTCCAGTTTATATCGTTGATTACATTGTTAAAAATACTGTTGGCAAATTATTAGAAGGTAAAACTGCTAAACAAGCCGCGAAATTAAAAATTCTTGATCCTTCTTGTGGTTCAGGTTCTTTCTTGATTGGAGTATATCAATATTTACTAGAATGGTATCGCGATTATTATTTAAAAAATCCTACTCGTAATTCTCCCATTTATGAATCAATATCTGGGTGGCAACTGACGACAACTGAAAAGAAAAAGATTTTATTAGACAATATTTTTGGTGTAGATATCGATGCTCAGGCAGTTGAAGTCACTAAGTTATCTTTGTTATTAAGAGTTTTAGAAGGTGAATCTCAAGAAAGTGTTACTAATCAATTAAGGCTATTTAAAGAAAGAGCATTACCTGATTTAGATAATAATATTAAGTGTGGTAATTCCTTAATTGACTCTGGCTTTTACGACAAAGTGCAGATGAGTTTGTTAAGAGAAGATGAAGTCTATCGAATTAATGTGTTTGATTGGCAAAATGAATTTTCATCAATCATGAAATCAGGTGGCTTTGATGCAGTAATAGGTAATCCACCCTATATTCGCATTCAAACTCTAAAAGAATGGGCAGCAAGAGAAACCGAATTTTACAAGCAAACTTACTTGGCGGCAAGCAAAGGAAATTATGATATATGTGTTGTATTCCTCGAAAAAGGATTAAGCCTATTAAATAAAACAGGTAAATTGGGATATATCTTACCTCATAAATTTTTTAATGCCCAATATGGGGAACCAATTCGCAAAATTATTTCTACTGGCAAACACCTATCAGAAGTTGTCCACTTTGGCGATCAACAGGTTTTTACAGGTCCAACCACTTACACTTGTTTAATATTTTTGGATAAAGTAGCTGCTTCTGAATGTGAAATTAAAAAAATAAGTAATATTTTAGAATGGTGTGAATTCGCTAGTTCAATAGACACTAAAATAGACGTGGAAACTATTACTTATAAAAATTGGAATTTTCCTGTTGGCAGTGATTTAAGTTTATTTGAACGGTTAAATAAAATGCCTGTCAAGGCTAAAGATATAGTAGATAAAATCTCTCAAGGTATTCGCACTAGTGCAAACAAGATATATGTTTTAGATTTAATTGAAAAAAATGAAAAATCTGTTGTTGTTTATTCTAATAAAATTGACAGTACATTTGAAATTGAATCCCAGTTAGTATCTTTGTTTTTAAAAGGGAAAGAAATTAAAAAATATAGAACAATTCCTTCTAATCAAGTTGTGATCATTCCTTATCTTTTAGAAAAAGGATCTGCCAAACTCATTACTGAAAATGAGATGTTGTTATCATTTCCAAAGACATTTACATATTTGTTGCAAAATAGAGAATATCTATCAAATCGTGAAAAAGGAAAGATGAATAATTCCAATTGGTATGGATATGTTTATCCTAAAAATCTTGAGTTGATGAAATCGCCTAAAATACTTGTGCCAGATATAGCAGATAGAGCTTCTTTTGCAATGGACAAAATTGGTGAATATACTTTTACTAGTGGCTATGGAATTACTTTTAAAAATACGATTAGGGAATCACCCGAGTATATTTTAGGACTTTTGAATAGTAAGGTATTGAATTTTTATATAAAAAATGTAAGTACTCAACTTCGTGGGGGCTTTTTTCGCTATTTTACGCAATTTATCGAACAGCTTCCTATTCGTTTAATTGATTTTGAGGTAAAGAACGATCGCGAAAATCACGATCGCATGGTTTCTCTAGTGGAGCAAATTACGTCACTCCATAACAAGCTCAAGCTAGTCAATTCGCCAAATGAAAAAAACATGATTGAGAAGCAGATCGAAGTGATTGATTGCCAAATTGATCGCTTGGTTTATCAATTATATGAATTAACAGAACAAGAAATTGCGATCGTTGAACAAAAGGAATCCTAG
- a CDS encoding DUF4209 domain-containing protein — translation MNPSKDALDEKLIALETLIDVSEYDIKLELGLLRDNNNEEIEPCQEWIYEIMAFSFYENAANHNSGWGTYFGPMMTAPEKDGRMMESPSIQRVNAKVISYWTQRFQSTSNSLMQARYAGLVYDFTQKVTGEKPHHYHSVATTYCQALLKVAKERNHDNEVDIIQKLERALFIATSFKKQELITSAKEIILDYERFIAEDSKPNLWGFSFDLLIDNKKVFLSTDEEKGVIECLEDRLNRLKDGEEPWICEKAAERLARYYRSKKLKEECSRVIRTLGYSFESAASKAEPLIASGWLEHMHHVYTEYELVNDAKRILRIIQDISPRVYDDMKLISYEMEISHNEIESYIEQMLDGDLEKSLTRIAIKHIPQRCEIKKQLQELAEKAPISFLFTKEITDEQGRIIATVGSLEEDLDGNIVSQMSQRMDISAIFLNATISRVINQFGLDSDNLVSYLFKSPVFVDNQRDFLLKGIQKYLEQDYVVATHLLIPQIEATVRKLVEISGGTVLKRGRGGGFHLITLDDLLRSEQVKQALGEDASLYFRVVLTDQRGWNIRNDVCHGISMQHKCSQVVVERLIHILLVLGLLRHKQL, via the coding sequence ATGAATCCCTCAAAAGATGCCTTAGATGAAAAACTTATTGCCCTTGAAACATTAATAGATGTTTCTGAATATGATATTAAGCTGGAATTAGGACTGCTGAGAGATAACAACAACGAAGAAATAGAACCTTGTCAGGAATGGATATACGAAATAATGGCATTCTCTTTTTACGAGAATGCTGCTAATCACAACAGTGGTTGGGGAACATATTTTGGACCAATGATGACCGCTCCAGAAAAAGATGGAAGAATGATGGAAAGTCCTAGTATTCAACGAGTTAATGCAAAGGTTATTTCCTATTGGACTCAGAGATTTCAATCAACAAGTAATTCGCTCATGCAAGCACGTTACGCAGGGTTAGTGTATGATTTTACTCAAAAAGTAACTGGTGAAAAGCCTCATCATTATCATTCAGTAGCAACTACATATTGTCAGGCACTACTTAAAGTAGCTAAAGAAAGAAATCATGATAATGAGGTTGACATTATCCAGAAGCTTGAACGGGCTTTATTCATTGCAACTTCCTTTAAAAAACAAGAACTAATTACAAGTGCAAAAGAAATAATTTTAGATTACGAGCGTTTTATCGCTGAAGATTCTAAACCAAATCTCTGGGGTTTCAGTTTCGATTTACTCATTGATAACAAAAAAGTTTTTCTTTCCACAGACGAAGAGAAGGGAGTGATAGAGTGTCTCGAAGATAGACTAAATAGACTCAAAGATGGAGAAGAACCTTGGATATGCGAAAAAGCTGCTGAAAGACTAGCTCGCTATTATCGCTCAAAAAAACTTAAAGAAGAATGTTCTCGTGTCATAAGAACACTGGGGTATTCTTTTGAAAGTGCTGCTAGTAAAGCAGAGCCTCTGATCGCTTCTGGTTGGCTAGAACACATGCATCATGTCTATACAGAATATGAGCTTGTCAATGATGCAAAGCGTATTTTAAGAATCATCCAAGATATCAGTCCTAGGGTATACGATGATATGAAATTAATATCCTATGAAATGGAGATTTCTCATAATGAAATCGAAAGTTATATTGAGCAAATGTTAGACGGTGATCTTGAAAAGTCTCTTACTCGCATTGCAATAAAGCATATTCCACAACGTTGTGAGATTAAGAAACAGTTACAGGAGCTTGCGGAGAAGGCTCCTATTAGCTTTCTCTTTACAAAGGAAATAACTGACGAACAAGGAAGGATAATTGCGACTGTAGGTTCTTTAGAAGAGGACTTGGATGGAAATATTGTGAGTCAAATGTCTCAAAGAATGGATATATCTGCGATATTTTTAAATGCAACTATATCCAGAGTAATAAACCAATTTGGTCTTGATTCTGATAATTTAGTTAGCTACTTATTTAAGTCTCCAGTTTTTGTAGACAACCAAAGAGATTTTTTACTTAAAGGAATTCAAAAATATCTTGAACAAGATTATGTAGTGGCTACTCATCTACTCATTCCACAGATTGAGGCAACTGTGAGAAAACTGGTGGAAATTTCTGGCGGGACAGTTTTAAAGCGTGGACGAGGTGGTGGTTTTCACTTGATAACACTTGATGATCTTCTCCGAAGTGAACAGGTAAAACAGGCATTAGGTGAAGATGCTTCTCTTTATTTTCGAGTAGTTTTAACCGATCAACGAGGCTGGAATATCCGTAATGATGTTTGTCATGGCATTTCCATGCAACATAAATGTTCCCAAGTTGTTGTAGAAAGGCTAATTCATATTCTTCTTGTATTAGGACTTTTAAGGCATAAGCAACTTTAA
- a CDS encoding pyridoxamine 5'-phosphate oxidase family protein, whose protein sequence is MSKFYDRITTELQTFIEAQHIFFVASAPNEGRVNLSPKGMDALRVISESEIAYLDLTGSGNETAAHLLENSRITVMLCSFTEKPLILRLYGQGEPIRPRDAAWQEYLSLFPAIAGTRQIVRVKVESVQTSCGFAVPFYEFSGDRQVLKEWAEKKGEEGVYEYWEKNNQHSIDGLPTGLLK, encoded by the coding sequence ATGTCTAAATTTTACGATCGCATTACGACCGAGTTGCAAACATTCATCGAAGCTCAACATATTTTCTTTGTGGCAAGCGCTCCGAACGAGGGGCGGGTGAATCTATCTCCTAAAGGAATGGATGCTTTACGCGTAATTAGCGAGTCCGAAATCGCCTATCTTGATCTCACAGGAAGTGGTAATGAAACCGCCGCCCATCTCCTCGAAAACAGTCGAATTACAGTCATGCTTTGTAGCTTTACCGAAAAGCCTCTCATTCTGCGCCTCTATGGTCAAGGTGAACCAATCCGCCCCAGAGATGCAGCATGGCAAGAATATTTATCGCTATTTCCTGCGATCGCGGGTACTCGCCAAATTGTGCGCGTAAAGGTGGAATCTGTACAAACATCTTGTGGTTTTGCAGTTCCCTTTTATGAATTTTCAGGCGATCGCCAAGTTTTAAAAGAATGGGCTGAGAAAAAAGGTGAGGAAGGTGTGTATGAATATTGGGAAAAGAATAATCAACATAGCATCGATGGCTTACCAACTGGACTATTAAAATAA
- a CDS encoding Light dependent period protein LdpA domain-containing protein, whose translation MELEALRSHQWFKLICGASYQHLPSIRHLALIYTLAGADCIDMAPDPATIAAAREGIAAALELDPKAIAPLVMVSFNDGEDPHFRKAFFDPELCPSDCSRPCEKVCPTTAIKFSNDFNGIMPSLCYGCGRCLPLCPVQIIHTREQVYVPEDIFDEVLNQSVNAIEIHTQPNRTKEFAAFWQRLSPIIPKLKLVAVSFPDCEDLQNYLMSLLDGMNPQPRSLIWQTDGRPMSGDIGDGATRAALQLGQKVLDFKLPLGFVQLAGGTNASTVPKLRQANIPVAGVAYGSYARKIVIDFLESLGEDIPDRLEDRPCLLWQAVAIARQLVSQIKQS comes from the coding sequence ATGGAACTTGAAGCCCTCCGATCGCACCAGTGGTTTAAGCTCATTTGTGGTGCAAGTTATCAACATTTACCCTCAATTCGTCATCTGGCGCTAATTTATACATTGGCTGGCGCTGATTGCATTGATATGGCTCCCGATCCTGCCACGATCGCTGCTGCAAGGGAAGGCATCGCCGCCGCATTAGAGTTAGACCCAAAGGCGATCGCCCCTTTAGTGATGGTCAGCTTTAATGATGGCGAAGATCCCCATTTTCGGAAAGCTTTTTTTGATCCTGAGCTTTGTCCAAGCGATTGCAGCCGACCTTGCGAAAAAGTATGCCCCACCACTGCAATCAAGTTTAGTAATGATTTCAATGGGATCATGCCAAGTCTTTGTTATGGGTGCGGTCGTTGCTTGCCCCTATGTCCAGTGCAGATTATTCATACCCGCGAACAGGTCTATGTCCCTGAAGATATTTTTGATGAAGTACTTAACCAGTCAGTTAATGCGATCGAAATTCATACTCAGCCCAATCGCACTAAAGAATTTGCCGCATTTTGGCAGCGCTTGAGTCCGATTATCCCTAAGCTCAAGTTGGTAGCTGTAAGCTTCCCAGATTGTGAAGATTTACAGAATTATCTGATGTCGTTGCTCGATGGGATGAATCCCCAACCGCGATCGCTGATCTGGCAAACCGATGGCAGACCGATGAGCGGCGATATTGGTGATGGTGCAACCCGTGCGGCGCTGCAACTTGGGCAGAAGGTTCTGGACTTCAAACTACCCCTTGGCTTTGTGCAACTGGCTGGTGGCACAAATGCGAGTACTGTCCCCAAATTGCGCCAAGCAAACATCCCTGTGGCTGGGGTAGCCTATGGCAGCTATGCTCGTAAAATCGTGATTGATTTTCTAGAAAGTCTAGGAGAAGACATCCCCGATCGCCTTGAAGATCGTCCTTGTTTGCTCTGGCAAGCTGTAGCGATCGCCCGACAATTAGTTTCACAAATTAAACAAAGCTAA
- a CDS encoding transposase, producing the protein MPHLYLQLQQQLRQWIKPKDKRHLQGFAESVAAILQSGSASLSHWLPYLSHRECQARSQMERLSYFVHNPHIIAETFYNPLVKHFLQAFAGASLELALDTSMLWDKFCLIEICLIWGGRSITLAQVVLEHGSATVGFEHYRPVLEQVLTLLPPESKVTLLADRGFEHGELIRWLQQNQWSWAFRAKSDLLVTLPTGTTKRVEQLIPPTEQAYLVPNVTVLGDVNCHLATANLDMANGSWAVLTDIPPSLQTFALYGKRFGGIEPHFKDYKSAAFNVVSSHLRDAQSLTCLFMLLATANLIAVILGIMLVRLGQRAAIDWHDHRGLSFLQLGLRQLHTLLYQQKPLPLLQIFPRTNPPPACASIAKREKLDFRIEFARITIVSS; encoded by the coding sequence ATGCCCCACCTATATCTTCAGCTACAACAACAATTGCGTCAATGGATCAAGCCAAAAGATAAGCGACATCTCCAAGGATTTGCGGAGTCTGTAGCTGCGATATTGCAATCAGGAAGTGCGAGTCTGAGTCATTGGTTGCCCTATTTAAGCCATCGAGAGTGCCAAGCCAGAAGTCAGATGGAAAGACTAAGCTACTTTGTGCATAATCCACATATCATCGCCGAGACATTCTATAACCCATTGGTGAAGCACTTTCTCCAAGCATTTGCAGGAGCATCGTTGGAACTAGCTCTCGATACGAGTATGCTGTGGGATAAATTCTGTCTGATCGAAATATGCTTGATTTGGGGTGGAAGGTCGATTACTTTAGCGCAAGTGGTATTAGAGCATGGAAGCGCTACTGTTGGCTTTGAGCATTACCGTCCCGTATTAGAACAAGTACTCACCCTATTGCCGCCAGAAAGCAAAGTGACCTTACTTGCCGACCGAGGCTTTGAACATGGGGAATTAATCCGATGGTTACAGCAAAATCAATGGTCTTGGGCATTTCGCGCAAAGTCCGATCTGCTAGTGACTTTGCCGACAGGTACAACCAAGCGCGTCGAACAACTGATACCTCCCACAGAGCAAGCTTATCTAGTTCCCAATGTCACCGTACTCGGTGATGTTAATTGTCACTTAGCGACGGCTAACCTAGACATGGCTAACGGTTCATGGGCTGTCCTTACCGATATTCCCCCTTCATTACAGACTTTTGCTCTCTATGGCAAACGCTTTGGCGGTATTGAACCTCATTTTAAGGATTACAAGTCGGCGGCTTTTAATGTGGTTAGCTCGCATCTCCGTGATGCTCAATCTCTTACCTGTTTGTTTATGCTCCTTGCCACTGCTAACCTGATTGCTGTAATTCTTGGCATAATGTTGGTGCGTTTGGGGCAAAGGGCGGCTATTGATTGGCACGATCATCGCGGCTTGAGTTTTCTGCAACTCGGTCTCCGTCAGCTTCACACCCTTCTTTACCAACAAAAACCTCTTCCTCTTTTGCAGATTTTCCCTAGAACTAATCCTCCACCTGCCTGTGCTTCTATTGCCAAACGCGAAAAGTTAGATTTTCGTATCGAATTTGCTCGTATTACCATTGTCTCATCTTGA
- a CDS encoding SGNH/GDSL hydrolase family protein has product MNKIYFAIAILLILVSGSFGLIFWLQNNNQPSAITDSPTDRYGLNMYSSSPISNRDLNKPLVVFFGDSRAVAWPAIANIPFEFANRGINGQTTDQVLGRLSAHVASLSPQIVVVQVGVNDLRDIAEFPNQSQNIVNNCKQNIQKIVDRLTQELQATVILSTIFPTSELSQSVRAYWPEEADRAIIEINQFIKSLKSDRVIILDAATLLADESGKVRPIYSRDILHLNNQGYTMLNEELLKILTNYKNIAVAKK; this is encoded by the coding sequence ATGAACAAAATATACTTCGCTATAGCTATTTTGCTAATCCTTGTCAGTGGATCTTTTGGGCTAATTTTCTGGTTGCAGAACAATAATCAACCATCAGCCATCACTGACTCTCCAACCGATCGCTATGGATTGAATATGTATTCTTCTAGTCCCATATCAAATCGTGATCTCAACAAGCCCTTAGTCGTATTTTTTGGGGACTCCCGTGCGGTGGCTTGGCCAGCGATCGCCAATATCCCCTTTGAATTTGCCAATCGCGGCATCAATGGACAAACGACTGACCAAGTACTAGGGAGGCTATCAGCCCATGTTGCCTCGTTATCACCCCAAATCGTCGTTGTCCAAGTCGGTGTGAACGACCTAAGAGATATTGCTGAATTCCCCAATCAATCACAGAATATAGTCAATAATTGCAAACAGAACATTCAAAAAATTGTTGATCGATTAACTCAAGAACTACAAGCAACCGTAATTCTGTCTACGATTTTCCCGACTAGTGAGTTATCTCAATCGGTTCGAGCTTATTGGCCAGAAGAAGCCGATCGCGCAATTATTGAGATTAATCAATTTATCAAATCCCTCAAAAGCGATCGCGTTATTATTTTAGACGCAGCAACACTTTTAGCGGATGAGAGTGGCAAGGTTCGCCCAATCTATAGCCGCGACATTCTGCATCTCAATAACCAAGGCTATACAATGCTTAACGAGGAGTTATTGAAAATACTCACCAATTACAAAAATATAGCTGTCGCCAAGAAGTGA
- a CDS encoding type II toxin-antitoxin system VapC family toxin, with translation MIILDTNVLSKFMRAVPNPMVMAWIAQQIPSQVFITTITQAEIYYGLALLPTRKRCSDMERAVQQMFEQDFLERILTFDSVAALEYAKLASLRRQIGKPIAQADAQVAAIALSKNAVLATRNIADFCDCHLTLVNPWEC, from the coding sequence ATGATTATTCTCGATACAAATGTGCTTTCCAAATTTATGAGAGCAGTTCCCAATCCTATGGTTATGGCTTGGATCGCGCAGCAAATTCCATCACAAGTCTTTATCACCACAATTACACAGGCGGAGATATATTACGGTCTAGCGCTTTTGCCTACAAGAAAACGTTGTAGTGATATGGAGAGAGCAGTGCAGCAAATGTTTGAGCAGGATTTTTTAGAGCGGATTTTGACTTTTGATAGCGTGGCGGCTCTGGAATATGCAAAGTTAGCCTCATTGCGGCGACAAATTGGTAAACCGATCGCCCAAGCTGATGCTCAAGTTGCAGCGATCGCTCTTTCTAAAAATGCTGTACTAGCAACTCGGAATATTGCAGATTTTTGTGACTGTCATCTAACTCTTGTCAATCCTTGGGAATGTTAA
- the clpS gene encoding ATP-dependent Clp protease adapter ClpS encodes MAIFAAVQTPEKVKDTVKEIVRKPYPKYKVIVLNDDFNTFEHVSECLMKYIPNMTEEMAWELTNQVHFEGLAIVWVGPMEQAELYHAQLKQAGLTMAPLEAE; translated from the coding sequence ATGGCTATTTTTGCTGCTGTTCAAACCCCCGAAAAAGTCAAAGATACTGTCAAAGAAATAGTACGCAAGCCTTACCCGAAATATAAGGTAATTGTGTTAAATGATGATTTCAATACCTTTGAGCATGTCTCTGAATGCCTGATGAAGTATATTCCAAATATGACTGAGGAGATGGCTTGGGAGTTAACCAATCAAGTACATTTTGAAGGCTTAGCGATCGTTTGGGTGGGACCAATGGAGCAAGCTGAGCTTTATCACGCCCAGCTCAAACAGGCGGGCTTAACGATGGCTCCTCTGGAAGCAGAGTAA
- a CDS encoding pyridoxal phosphate-dependent aminotransferase: protein MQLAKRLRNIQPSLTLAIDAKAKAMKASGIDVCSFSAGEPDFDTPDHIKAAAKTALDQGKTRYTAAAGIPELKQAIAAKLLRDNQVTYKPEQIIVTNGGKHSLYNLMMAILDEGDEVIIPVPFWVSYPEMAKLADATPVFVITTEETGYKITPEQLEAAINPQTKLFVLNTPSNPTGMVYSPAEIKALAEVLERHPHVYIVSDEIYEKILYDGATHISIASVSPAMYDRTLISSGFAKAYSMTGWRVGYLAGSPEIIKATTMIQGHSTSNICTFAQYGAVTALNDSQECVETMRKAFAERRDVMYDLLTSISGLTCPKPDGAFYLFPSIKSFGMPSLEFCDKLLEEFQVAVIPGIAFGLDNCIRLSYATNLETIREGCDRIRQFAEKHF, encoded by the coding sequence ATGCAACTGGCAAAAAGACTTCGTAATATTCAGCCTTCCTTAACTCTAGCGATCGACGCAAAAGCTAAGGCAATGAAGGCTAGTGGAATTGATGTTTGTAGCTTTAGTGCTGGCGAACCAGACTTTGATACACCCGACCATATCAAGGCTGCTGCTAAGACCGCACTCGACCAAGGCAAGACTCGTTATACTGCTGCCGCAGGTATACCCGAACTCAAACAGGCGATCGCCGCCAAGCTCCTGCGCGATAATCAAGTAACCTACAAGCCCGAACAAATCATCGTTACTAATGGTGGTAAGCACTCGCTTTATAACTTGATGATGGCAATTCTTGATGAGGGGGATGAAGTGATTATTCCTGTGCCGTTTTGGGTGAGCTATCCCGAAATGGCAAAACTTGCCGATGCAACTCCAGTATTTGTGATTACCACTGAGGAAACTGGCTACAAAATCACCCCTGAGCAATTAGAAGCAGCAATTAATCCCCAAACCAAACTTTTTGTGCTGAATACGCCTTCTAATCCCACAGGGATGGTCTATTCACCTGCGGAAATTAAGGCTCTTGCTGAAGTTTTGGAACGACATCCCCATGTGTATATCGTCTCCGATGAGATTTACGAAAAGATTCTCTACGATGGTGCAACCCATATCAGTATTGCTTCAGTAAGTCCCGCAATGTACGATCGCACCTTAATCAGTAGCGGTTTTGCCAAAGCTTACTCGATGACAGGTTGGCGAGTTGGCTATTTAGCGGGTTCACCTGAAATCATCAAGGCAACGACGATGATTCAAGGACATAGCACCTCAAATATCTGCACCTTTGCTCAGTATGGAGCCGTAACTGCGCTCAATGATTCCCAAGAATGCGTAGAAACAATGCGGAAAGCTTTCGCTGAGCGTCGTGATGTCATGTATGACCTGTTAACTTCCATTTCAGGACTGACTTGTCCTAAACCCGATGGAGCCTTCTATCTCTTTCCTAGCATTAAGTCTTTTGGAATGCCTTCTCTTGAGTTTTGCGACAAACTACTAGAAGAGTTTCAAGTAGCTGTAATTCCGGGAATTGCTTTTGGTTTAGATAACTGCATTCGACTGTCCTATGCTACTAATTTAGAAACGATTCGTGAAGGTTGCGATCGCATCCGTCAATTTGCTGAAAAACATTTTTAA
- a CDS encoding type II toxin-antitoxin system VapC family toxin encodes MTYLLDTCLISELVAKKPNQQVLDWLDTQSPETLYLSVITMGEIAKGISKLTPSRRKEDLDIWLKQTLPYRFTGRIIDIDLPTMLLWGELVGKLEKQGRPLPMMDSLIAAIALQNSLTLVTRNEKDFAGIEVTIVNPWTI; translated from the coding sequence ATGACTTATCTCCTTGATACCTGCCTAATCTCCGAATTAGTCGCCAAGAAACCAAATCAACAGGTTTTAGACTGGCTAGATACCCAATCCCCTGAAACACTCTATTTAAGCGTGATTACGATGGGTGAAATTGCCAAGGGCATTAGTAAACTCACACCATCTCGCCGCAAAGAAGATCTAGATATTTGGCTAAAGCAAACTCTTCCCTATCGTTTTACGGGAAGGATTATAGACATCGACCTTCCAACCATGTTGTTATGGGGTGAATTAGTTGGAAAACTTGAAAAACAAGGGCGACCACTGCCGATGATGGACTCTCTCATTGCCGCGATCGCGCTCCAGAACTCTTTAACTCTAGTTACTCGTAATGAAAAAGATTTTGCAGGGATAGAAGTAACCATTGTGAATCCTTGGACTATTTAA